The Bacteroidota bacterium genome includes the window TTTGAAGCCTAATTGTGCAGCACGGATTGCTGCAATATATCCACCGGGGCCTGAACCGATTACGGTTACATCGTATTGCGACATAGATTTACTTAAAATTTTGCCGCAAAAATAGGTATTTATAGGTACTATTACCCTATGGTGGCGTTATCAGTATTATAATTATACAAAGCGACAAATATGACATTACCTGTAAGCAACTATATTACACAAAAGTCACTCTACATCAGAGTACTAACCTTGCTGTTTAAATGCCCATAAGATTGCGTGCGTTATTTGCTTTCATTTTGGTATTCTCTTTCCTGTATGGCAAGGGACAGCAATATTCATCAGAAGGCACCGATTTTTACGTCAGCTTTTTATTACGGCCTAACACCAACCCCCAGTGCGATGTAACACTTTCATCATCAATCAATACGATTGTAAACATCAGTAATACTGCCAAGGGGTTTTCACAAAACATACCCATTATCGGCGGAGTTCCGTATACAGTTAATGTCCAAAAGGCGTATTGCACCCCCGATGCTAATAATACTGTTGGTAGCGAGGCATTACGCATTACCTCGCCCACACCCATTACGGTGTATGCAATGAGTTATATTTCGGCCATTGCTGATGGAGCGTTGGTGTACCCAAAAGATGCTTGTGGAAGCGAATATTACACCTCGTCGTTCGAGGCAATTACAACGGGAGTGCCGTCTAAATTTGTAGCCATTGCGTTTGAAGACAATACCACATTAAGAATTACCCCAAAAGTAAACACCAGAGGCAACCACACAGCAGGAACTCCATATACCATTAACCTGAACAAAGGCCAAACCTATATGGAAATGGCTCAGGGGCTATTGGATTTAACAGGCACCCACATTGTTGAGACAAACGGAAAAAAGTTTGCACTGTTCAGCGGTACTGAATGTGTGAATATACCCAACACTTTGTGCCCGTATTGCGATGTTTTAATGGAGCAAATGTTACCCGTTACGGCATTGGGCAAACGCTATCTCTTGGCTCCGCTTTCGTCTGATTTAATTACACCAAAATACACCTACCGTATCATTGGCACGGTAAATAACACAAAAATCAGAACCAACGGGGCACTAACCAATACTATACAAAAGGGCGAAATTATTACGGTTTTTGACCAAATAGGGGCTATAAGCATTGAGTCTAGCGAACCCGTTATGGTGGTACAATACCTGCAAGGTTCATCGTGTGTGAAGGTGGGAGACCCTGCAATGGTGGTAATACCTTCATTAGAGCAGTTTATTGACCGCGTGAGTTATGCCACAGCCACCTACTCACAGTTTACAAACCATTATTCATACATTCTGGTTAACACTACCTCCATCGGATTGTTAAAAATAAACGGAAACGCAGTACCGGCTTCAAATTTCACACAGTTTGCATCTATGCCCCAGTATAGCTATACCAATATAAGCTTACCCAGCGGAAACCACTTGGTAGAATGCAGCAAAGGCTTTTTGATGATTGCCTACGGGTATGGCAAGGACATTAGCTACGCATACATTGGCGGGAGTAGTTTTAAGAACCTTAGCCACCACATTGCGGTTTCGCCGCCGCTTTGCGGCTCGCTAAATTTTACAATGAACAATGAGGGCGACACCAGCTTGATAACTTCCAGCTTTTGGGACTTTGGCGATGGAACTACTGACACAGGAAAACGGGTGCAAAAAACCTACACCCAGCACGGCACCTATACTATCAGTAACATTATAACTTCACCCATCAAGCTAGACCCTGACACGGTTCAACAAATAGTACGCACCCTTCCCTACCCTTCGTTGGGACTTGTAATCAACGATACGGCACAGTGCTTAACTACTAACTTTTTTATTTTTGACGATACCTCTGTATTTCATAACGGTTCAACTAAAAAGAAACTGCAATGGAACTTTTCTAATACTGCTAATGCAGTGCTTGACAGTATTAAAGTATTCAGAGGATTTACCGACACCGGCATTTATACGGTGAAATTAACCGCTACCTCTTCTGATAATTGTGCTGAAAGCAAAACCCAAAAACTGTATGTGTATCCCGGTGTTAATATAAATGTTCAGTACACTGATACGTTGCTGTGCCTGAAAAACAACCGGTTCGCTATCACAAACACCTCAAACGTTAACGGCGGGGCAATAACCAAAACAAAGTGGGTTTTTAGCGATGGCGACTCCTCTTTATTAGCCAATCCTCCTGCAAAACATTTTGACACTGCCGGAACGTACACCGTCACCGTAACAATGACCTCCGACAAAGGGTGTGTTAGTTCACATAGCAGAAAGTTGTATTTGCTGCCCAACCCTTCTCCCAACTTTACTGCAACTGATATTTGTGCGGGTGATACAGCACATTTTATAAATACCACCACCGACACCGCGGGTAATGTTGAGCGTTGGCTGTGGCAACTTACCAACGGAGATACTGCCTCCACACAAAACTTCGATTACACTTTTACAGATACCGGCTATAAAACAGTATCGCTGGCTGTTTATACAAAATTGGGCTGTGTTGACACCACCATTAAAGAGAATGCTATTAGGGTAAAACCAACGCCCAAAGCAAGTTTTGTTATTGTGCCAAAAGACAGTTCGGGGTTCTTTTATACGTTGCTTTTTGACAACACATCTAAATGGGCACAAACCTATTTCTGGGATTTTGCCAACGCAGAAACCAGTACCGAAGAAAGTCCCACACGTACATTCACCAAAACCGACTCTTACGCGGTGAGTTTAACAGCTTATAATGCTGATGGCTGCGAGCATAAATTTGATACGGCATTTAAACTGGTTTTACCTTTTGAGCTTTACATACCAAATGCCTTTACACCCAATGACAGAGACACGTTGAACAGTGTGTTTAAAGTGGTTGGCTTAATAGGGGTAAAACAATTTGGGATGCAAATTTTTAACCGCTGGGGAAGTT containing:
- a CDS encoding T9SS type B sorting domain-containing protein; the encoded protein is MPIRLRALFAFILVFSFLYGKGQQYSSEGTDFYVSFLLRPNTNPQCDVTLSSSINTIVNISNTAKGFSQNIPIIGGVPYTVNVQKAYCTPDANNTVGSEALRITSPTPITVYAMSYISAIADGALVYPKDACGSEYYTSSFEAITTGVPSKFVAIAFEDNTTLRITPKVNTRGNHTAGTPYTINLNKGQTYMEMAQGLLDLTGTHIVETNGKKFALFSGTECVNIPNTLCPYCDVLMEQMLPVTALGKRYLLAPLSSDLITPKYTYRIIGTVNNTKIRTNGALTNTIQKGEIITVFDQIGAISIESSEPVMVVQYLQGSSCVKVGDPAMVVIPSLEQFIDRVSYATATYSQFTNHYSYILVNTTSIGLLKINGNAVPASNFTQFASMPQYSYTNISLPSGNHLVECSKGFLMIAYGYGKDISYAYIGGSSFKNLSHHIAVSPPLCGSLNFTMNNEGDTSLITSSFWDFGDGTTDTGKRVQKTYTQHGTYTISNIITSPIKLDPDTVQQIVRTLPYPSLGLVINDTAQCLTTNFFIFDDTSVFHNGSTKKKLQWNFSNTANAVLDSIKVFRGFTDTGIYTVKLTATSSDNCAESKTQKLYVYPGVNINVQYTDTLLCLKNNRFAITNTSNVNGGAITKTKWVFSDGDSSLLANPPAKHFDTAGTYTVTVTMTSDKGCVSSHSRKLYLLPNPSPNFTATDICAGDTAHFINTTTDTAGNVERWLWQLTNGDTASTQNFDYTFTDTGYKTVSLAVYTKLGCVDTTIKENAIRVKPTPKASFVIVPKDSSGFFYTLLFDNTSKWAQTYFWDFANAETSTEESPTRTFTKTDSYAVSLTAYNADGCEHKFDTAFKLVLPFELYIPNAFTPNDRDTLNSVFKVVGLIGVKQFGMQIFNRWGSLLFETNAIETGWDGTYKSIAVPEGVYLYVVNIIAENKVQNFRGTFHLLR